The following are encoded together in the Nocardioides okcheonensis genome:
- a CDS encoding glycoside hydrolase family 3 protein: protein MQRPLRRPLQRPRLRAAVGLLATAALSTSLLAVSAPSGAQGSAPGAGREPAAAPADAAYRNPRLPTARRVADLLARMTLAEKIGQMAQAERLDVDADTSLITTYGLGSLLSGGGSTPTPNTAEAWADMVDRYQRAALASRLGIPLLYGVDSVHGHSNLVGATIFPHNIGLGATRDPRLVERIGEITAQETRATGPQWAFAPCLCVARDDRWGRTYESFGEDPDLVTSMTTAIRGLQGRPGQLDDPDHVLASAKHFAGDGLTTYDASAAGTGAYPIDQGVTQVDRETFDELALAPYWPAIRKYDVGSVMPSFSSVDWTEDGLGNPTKMHANGDLLTGTLKGDMRFDGIVISDWRAIRQLPGSYRDQVKASVLAGVDMFMEPIQAPNNPSGWDEFIPTLTGLVDSGEVPVSRIDDAVTRILTKKFELGLFEHPFTDRRHIDDIGSPQHRKVARRAVAQSQVLLKNERRAVPLARRAPVYVAGAKADSIGDQAGGWTVTWQGGSTNEIPGNTILDGVRGEATRVTWSPDGTKPVPAGASAVVVVGETPYAEGFGDVGGPQWAYDPGDNGVPRPAQTMELSASDQDLVRSVCSKVETCVVVLLSGRPIVIEPSLLASIDALQAAWLPGSQGEGVTDVLFGRRPYTGRLPVSWPRSVAQEPINVGDADYDPLHAYGFGLRARR, encoded by the coding sequence ATGCAACGACCACTGCGACGACCCCTCCAACGTCCCCGGCTGCGCGCCGCGGTCGGCCTCCTCGCCACCGCCGCGCTCTCCACCTCGCTCCTCGCGGTGTCTGCGCCGTCCGGGGCCCAGGGGTCGGCCCCCGGCGCAGGCCGCGAGCCTGCGGCGGCCCCCGCCGACGCCGCCTACCGCAACCCCCGGCTGCCCACGGCCAGGCGCGTCGCCGACCTGCTCGCACGGATGACGCTCGCGGAGAAGATCGGCCAGATGGCGCAGGCCGAGCGCCTCGACGTCGACGCCGACACCTCGCTGATCACCACCTACGGCCTCGGCAGCCTGCTGTCCGGCGGCGGCTCGACCCCGACGCCGAACACGGCGGAGGCGTGGGCCGACATGGTCGACCGCTACCAGCGCGCCGCGCTCGCGTCCCGGCTCGGCATCCCGCTGCTCTACGGCGTCGACTCCGTCCACGGGCACTCGAACCTCGTGGGCGCGACGATCTTCCCGCACAACATCGGGCTGGGCGCGACGCGCGACCCGCGGCTGGTCGAGCGGATCGGTGAGATCACCGCGCAGGAGACCCGGGCCACCGGCCCGCAGTGGGCCTTCGCCCCGTGCCTGTGCGTCGCCCGCGACGACCGCTGGGGCCGCACGTACGAGTCGTTCGGCGAGGACCCCGACCTGGTCACGTCGATGACCACCGCGATCCGGGGTCTGCAGGGGCGTCCGGGCCAGCTCGACGACCCCGACCACGTGCTCGCCTCGGCCAAGCACTTCGCCGGTGACGGGCTGACCACCTACGACGCGTCCGCCGCCGGCACCGGGGCGTACCCGATCGACCAGGGCGTCACCCAGGTCGACCGCGAGACCTTCGACGAGCTCGCGCTGGCGCCGTACTGGCCGGCCATCCGCAAGTACGACGTCGGCTCGGTGATGCCGTCCTTCTCCAGCGTCGACTGGACCGAGGACGGCCTCGGCAACCCGACCAAGATGCACGCCAACGGCGACCTGCTGACCGGCACGCTGAAGGGCGACATGCGCTTCGACGGCATCGTGATCTCCGACTGGCGCGCCATCCGGCAGCTGCCCGGCAGCTACCGCGACCAGGTGAAGGCGTCGGTGCTCGCCGGCGTCGACATGTTCATGGAGCCGATCCAGGCGCCGAACAACCCGTCGGGCTGGGACGAGTTCATCCCGACGCTCACCGGGCTCGTCGACAGCGGCGAGGTGCCGGTGTCGAGGATCGACGACGCGGTCACCCGCATCCTGACCAAGAAGTTCGAGCTCGGCCTCTTCGAGCACCCGTTCACCGACCGGCGCCACATCGACGACATCGGCAGCCCGCAGCACCGCAAGGTCGCCCGCCGGGCCGTCGCGCAGTCGCAGGTGCTGCTCAAGAACGAGCGTCGCGCCGTGCCGCTCGCCCGCCGCGCGCCGGTCTACGTCGCGGGCGCCAAGGCCGACAGCATCGGCGACCAGGCCGGCGGCTGGACCGTGACCTGGCAGGGCGGCTCGACCAACGAGATCCCCGGCAACACGATCCTCGACGGCGTGCGCGGCGAGGCGACCCGGGTGACCTGGAGCCCCGACGGCACCAAGCCGGTGCCGGCCGGAGCGTCGGCCGTGGTCGTCGTCGGCGAGACGCCCTACGCGGAGGGCTTCGGCGACGTGGGCGGTCCGCAGTGGGCCTACGACCCGGGTGACAACGGCGTGCCGCGACCCGCGCAGACCATGGAGCTGTCGGCGTCCGACCAGGACCTCGTCCGCTCGGTCTGCTCGAAGGTCGAGACGTGCGTGGTCGTGCTGCTCTCGGGGCGCCCGATCGTCATCGAGCCCTCGCTGCTCGCGTCGATCGACGCGCTGCAGGCCGCCTGGCTGCCCGGC
- a CDS encoding ROK family transcriptional regulator yields the protein MSKPPREADLSAGSRRNEAGASTPLPWRPRGGSLEDLRRANRRLVLGHLVASGPHSRAELARATGLSATTVSSLVSEMVASGQVRETTTGRPHKGGSGRPPVLVELATPPGGVVGVDIGHGHVRVAAAGPTGAVLAEDVRVLDVDEAGPGTLDVAATMVREVLAAASLDPHDVHGAGMCVPAPIDRGTSRVSTGILPGWRGVDPAAELATRIGAPVVVDNDANLGALAEVRHGAARGHQDAVYVKLASGVGAGLVLGGRVHRGATGMAGEIGHVQIGEDGDVCRCGNRGCLETRVSAHRLLAVLQPAHDEDLDLGRVLELERAGDAGVRRVLADAGTTVGRALADLSNHLNPSVIVLGGPLGGAATLVDGVRRAVDRYAQPATARAVEVRSAELGERAGIVGAVAMAVAMATAAD from the coding sequence ATGTCGAAACCTCCCCGCGAGGCGGATCTTTCCGCCGGGTCCCGCAGGAATGAGGCAGGCGCGTCCACACCCCTCCCGTGGCGCCCGCGCGGTGGGTCGCTGGAGGACCTGCGGCGCGCGAACCGCCGGCTGGTCCTGGGCCACCTCGTCGCCTCGGGACCGCACAGCCGCGCCGAGCTGGCCCGGGCCACCGGGCTGTCGGCCACGACCGTCTCGAGCCTGGTCAGCGAGATGGTCGCGTCGGGGCAGGTGCGCGAGACCACCACCGGGCGTCCGCACAAGGGCGGTTCCGGTCGACCGCCGGTGCTCGTCGAGCTCGCCACTCCCCCGGGCGGCGTGGTCGGGGTGGACATCGGACACGGGCACGTCCGGGTCGCGGCCGCGGGGCCGACCGGCGCCGTCCTCGCCGAGGACGTGCGGGTGCTCGACGTCGACGAGGCCGGACCGGGCACCCTCGACGTGGCCGCGACGATGGTGCGCGAGGTCCTGGCCGCGGCGTCGCTCGACCCGCACGACGTGCACGGCGCCGGGATGTGCGTCCCGGCGCCGATCGACCGCGGGACCAGCCGGGTCAGCACCGGCATCCTCCCGGGCTGGCGCGGCGTCGACCCGGCCGCGGAGCTGGCGACCCGGATCGGGGCGCCGGTCGTCGTCGACAACGACGCCAACCTCGGCGCGCTCGCCGAGGTGCGCCACGGCGCCGCACGTGGACACCAGGACGCCGTCTACGTGAAGCTCGCCAGCGGGGTCGGGGCCGGGCTCGTGCTGGGCGGCCGGGTGCACCGCGGCGCCACCGGCATGGCAGGCGAGATCGGCCACGTGCAGATCGGCGAAGACGGGGACGTCTGCCGCTGCGGCAACCGCGGCTGCCTCGAGACCCGCGTGTCGGCGCACCGGTTGCTGGCGGTGCTCCAGCCCGCGCACGACGAGGACCTCGACCTGGGTCGCGTGCTGGAGCTCGAGCGGGCCGGCGACGCCGGGGTGCGCCGGGTGCTCGCCGACGCAGGCACCACGGTCGGGCGGGCGCTCGCCGACCTCAGCAACCACCTCAACCCCTCGGTGATCGTGCTCGGCGGGCCGCTCGGGGGCGCGGCCACGCTGGTCGACGGCGTGCGCCGCGCGGTGGACCGCTACGCCCAGCCCGCCACCGCCCGGGCGGTGGAGGTCAGGTCGGCCGAGCTGGGCGAACGGGCCGGGATCGTCGGCGCGGTGGCGATGGCGGTCGCGATGGCCACCGCGGCCGACTGA
- a CDS encoding aminopeptidase, which yields MTEPFDHLLEKYARLVVRVGANVQPGQEVVVNALPEQADAARAITAEAYRVGASKVTLQYRDPFEKRAAVEHGPEELLGTSQEHEFVQVRGWQQTRPAMISLTGNPHPTLMDGLDPARLAKAVPVDLIQELMPLMTTNQVAWTVAGAPTKGWADSVGVSDVAALWDAVATSMRLDQADPVAAWQSHIAKLKARAAVLNAHGFDKIRYRGPGTDLTLGLTSRSRWVGGSVENEAGVEFVPNMPTEEVFVSPDWRRAEGTVRTSAPFFLASMGALVEGLALEVRDGTVTGATAERGEEAVQAQFDLIPRSRHFGEVAIVDADSAVAATGLVYKDMLFDENVGSHIAWGMGYTTAMDDTVGLTPEQRIDEGLNQANTHVDIVIGSPEVQIDGIHADGSSVAVTRGNEFVLTD from the coding sequence GCCCGAGCAGGCCGACGCCGCGCGCGCGATCACCGCGGAGGCCTACCGCGTCGGCGCGTCGAAGGTCACCCTGCAGTACCGCGACCCCTTCGAGAAGCGCGCCGCCGTCGAGCACGGGCCGGAGGAGCTCCTCGGCACCTCCCAGGAGCACGAGTTCGTCCAGGTCCGCGGTTGGCAGCAGACCCGCCCCGCGATGATCTCGCTCACCGGCAACCCGCACCCCACGCTCATGGACGGGCTCGACCCGGCCCGGCTCGCCAAGGCGGTCCCGGTCGACCTGATCCAGGAGCTGATGCCGCTGATGACGACCAACCAGGTGGCGTGGACGGTCGCGGGCGCGCCCACCAAGGGCTGGGCCGACAGCGTCGGGGTGAGCGACGTCGCCGCCCTGTGGGACGCGGTCGCGACCAGCATGCGCCTCGACCAGGCCGACCCCGTGGCGGCGTGGCAGTCCCACATCGCCAAGCTCAAGGCCCGCGCCGCGGTCCTCAACGCCCACGGCTTCGACAAGATCCGCTACCGCGGACCCGGCACCGACCTCACCCTCGGCCTCACCTCGCGCTCGCGCTGGGTCGGCGGGTCGGTGGAGAACGAGGCCGGCGTGGAGTTCGTGCCCAACATGCCCACCGAGGAGGTCTTCGTCTCCCCGGACTGGCGCCGCGCGGAGGGCACCGTCCGGACCTCGGCACCGTTCTTCCTCGCCTCGATGGGGGCCCTCGTCGAGGGCCTGGCGCTCGAGGTCCGCGACGGCACGGTCACCGGCGCCACCGCCGAGCGCGGCGAGGAGGCGGTGCAGGCCCAGTTCGACCTGATCCCGCGCTCGCGCCACTTCGGCGAGGTCGCGATCGTCGACGCCGACTCCGCCGTCGCAGCCACCGGCCTGGTCTACAAGGACATGCTGTTCGACGAGAACGTCGGCTCCCACATCGCCTGGGGCATGGGCTACACGACCGCCATGGACGACACCGTCGGCCTCACCCCGGAGCAGCGCATCGACGAGGGCCTCAACCAGGCCAACACCCACGTCGACATCGTCATCGGGAGCCCGGAGGTGCAGATCGACGGGATCCACGCCGACGGGTCGTCGGTGGCCGTCACCCGCGGCAACGAATTCGTGCTCACCGACTGA